Proteins encoded together in one Alteribacter keqinensis window:
- a CDS encoding LPXTG cell wall anchor domain-containing protein: MLNKQKLTVFSALTMSGLLVGLGINHTAFANSDMSAQDVLNHSNEAMADLSSFSSSMSIHQTISDEMSGEMDLHSIVEQDVILDPFKLKQTMTTSLDGAEDMTLTSYWTDEGFFQEDPEGGWMKIAEGTGEMEGLTYHPGDQVNEMEMMGDDVSLSEEGSYYVITYEGDGEELTDFMNETMNGSMEDEETVMMEEMMGDIEINDFSYELYIDMETHYLSEMFLEMDMDIHMEGETANIYQMIDMSFHNYNSVEDFDLPSEVKKEAKDLDDIIEEGLEEAEEGGKLPATATNTPMMTLGGLVLALTAGALLIVRRRFQNV, from the coding sequence GTGTTAAACAAACAGAAGCTTACTGTTTTTTCAGCGTTAACCATGTCGGGATTGCTTGTAGGTCTGGGGATTAACCATACTGCCTTTGCAAACAGTGATATGAGTGCCCAGGACGTTTTGAATCACTCGAACGAAGCAATGGCGGATTTATCCAGCTTTTCGAGTTCAATGAGCATTCATCAGACAATTTCAGATGAAATGTCCGGGGAAATGGACCTTCATTCTATTGTAGAACAGGACGTTATCCTGGACCCGTTTAAACTCAAACAGACGATGACGACTAGCTTGGATGGCGCAGAAGACATGACGCTAACCTCCTACTGGACAGACGAAGGTTTTTTTCAGGAAGATCCTGAAGGTGGCTGGATGAAGATTGCTGAAGGAACAGGAGAGATGGAAGGGTTGACCTACCACCCAGGCGATCAGGTAAATGAAATGGAAATGATGGGTGATGATGTTTCATTATCCGAGGAAGGCAGCTACTATGTGATTACATACGAGGGAGACGGGGAAGAACTAACTGACTTTATGAACGAAACAATGAATGGCAGTATGGAAGATGAAGAGACTGTCATGATGGAAGAAATGATGGGGGACATTGAGATCAATGATTTCTCATATGAACTGTATATCGATATGGAAACACATTATCTTAGTGAGATGTTCCTTGAAATGGACATGGATATTCATATGGAAGGTGAAACAGCAAATATCTATCAGATGATTGATATGTCATTCCACAATTATAACAGTGTTGAAGACTTTGACCTGCCAAGTGAAGTAAAAAAAGAAGCAAAAGATCTTGATGATATCATTGAAGAAGGACTCGAAGAAGCAGAAGAAGGTGGAAAACTTCCTGCAACTGCGACGAATACGCCGATGATGACACTCGGGGGTCTTGTTCTTGCACTGACTGCAGGGGCTCTCCTCATTGTGCGGCGGCGTTTTCAAAACGTTTAA
- a CDS encoding class I SAM-dependent methyltransferase, translated as MRSDVFKDNLQPYENPEGYDEKNDKYVEDIHFLRKWAAGKEGPVIDLACGTGRVTLPLAENGIPLMGVDIHPGMLSRAREKAEAKNLTVHFFEQDCCSLSLPVQTDFIYMTGNSFQHFLTNDTQDRLLQSVKAHLVKGGMFVFGTRFPQPGELESAESTETIHKREGDSQITYTSTESYDPFEQILYCESKTFIDDRLVDTDRIKLRYVYPQEMKRVLETNGFSLTAVYGDWDESPLTKHSANMIVVCEKAENA; from the coding sequence ATGAGAAGCGACGTCTTTAAAGACAACCTGCAGCCATACGAAAACCCTGAAGGGTATGACGAAAAAAATGATAAATATGTTGAGGATATTCATTTTTTAAGAAAGTGGGCTGCCGGAAAAGAAGGGCCTGTCATTGACCTGGCCTGCGGAACAGGAAGGGTGACCCTTCCTCTGGCTGAAAACGGAATTCCGTTGATGGGAGTAGATATCCACCCGGGGATGCTGAGCCGGGCAAGAGAGAAAGCGGAGGCTAAAAACCTCACAGTCCATTTTTTTGAACAGGACTGCTGCAGTCTGTCTTTACCTGTGCAGACAGACTTTATCTATATGACCGGAAACTCTTTTCAACACTTTCTTACAAACGATACTCAGGACCGTCTTCTTCAAAGTGTTAAAGCACACCTTGTAAAAGGTGGGATGTTTGTATTCGGCACACGCTTTCCACAGCCAGGCGAACTGGAATCTGCGGAATCAACGGAAACGATACATAAAAGAGAAGGAGATTCTCAGATCACTTATACGTCAACTGAGAGTTATGATCCTTTTGAGCAGATCCTTTACTGTGAATCAAAAACATTCATAGATGACCGTCTGGTGGATACCGACAGAATTAAACTCCGTTACGTGTACCCGCAGGAAATGAAACGTGTCCTTGAAACAAACGGATTTTCTTTAACTGCGGTTTATGGAGACTGGGACGAATCGCCCCTTACAAAGCATTCGGCCAATATGATTGTGGTGTGTGAAAAAGCAGAGAATGCGTAA
- a CDS encoding 5'-3' exonuclease translates to MPQKTLLLIDGFNLLSRGYFATSYGRSEEQLKNSQGVYTNALRVFFQKLFNLIEEHGITHTAVAWDVKRDETTRSQAHEFYKSQRTDLPEPLIEQYETLTHMLEGMGIAQLTVPAYEADDVIGTLAVKWAEEEEGHCFIYSNDRDLFQLLGPTVSQIINRKKEEIVYTHALFEEEFGIQSSQWVDVKALLGDRSDNIPGCPGIGEKSALPLIQEYGSIDAVYEKIEELDKKYNRYKKKLAAGKETTYVSKELSQIICEIEALEDFLFDELELSLSKEKILSELNDKEVRIRLSI, encoded by the coding sequence ATGCCACAGAAAACGCTATTATTAATTGATGGATTTAATCTTCTCAGCAGGGGATATTTTGCAACAAGTTACGGCCGGTCAGAAGAACAGTTGAAAAACAGCCAGGGTGTTTATACAAATGCTCTTCGCGTATTTTTTCAAAAGCTGTTTAATCTCATTGAGGAGCACGGGATTACCCATACAGCTGTGGCCTGGGATGTTAAAAGAGATGAAACAACAAGGAGCCAGGCTCACGAATTCTATAAATCTCAAAGGACAGACTTACCGGAACCTCTGATAGAACAGTATGAAACACTGACTCACATGCTTGAAGGAATGGGAATTGCCCAGCTGACTGTTCCTGCTTATGAAGCAGATGATGTCATTGGTACTCTCGCTGTTAAATGGGCAGAGGAGGAGGAAGGTCACTGCTTTATCTACAGTAATGACCGTGACCTTTTTCAGCTGCTGGGTCCAACCGTCTCACAGATTATTAACCGGAAAAAAGAAGAAATTGTCTATACCCACGCACTTTTTGAAGAAGAGTTTGGTATTCAATCGAGCCAGTGGGTTGATGTGAAGGCACTTCTGGGTGATCGCAGTGACAACATTCCAGGGTGTCCGGGAATCGGAGAGAAATCGGCCCTTCCCCTCATTCAGGAATACGGTTCCATTGACGCCGTATATGAAAAGATTGAAGAACTGGATAAAAAATATAACCGTTACAAGAAAAAGCTCGCTGCTGGAAAAGAGACAACGTATGTGAGTAAGGAGCTTTCCCAGATCATTTGCGAAATTGAAGCTCTTGAAGACTTCTTATTTGATGAATTGGAATTATCTCTTTCAAAAGAGAAGATCTTATCTGAACTGAATGATAAAGAAGTAAGGATTCGTTTATCCATATAA
- a CDS encoding sortase has protein sequence MERVLYIVFFSGLIAFAFFGFEWFQSKQEVVTLSADQISNAEENVKRSSQSQDEDVSLRRFLSEDRVMSDERNEYKPGAEVASLLIPAVEEGYPVYWGADDVTLKQGVGMYVSEWTTTPEVGGHTVVSGHRDSVFTKLGEVTEGDDVLLEFEGETYVYSIKNIWITAAEDRTVIVDKESPTLTITTCYPLDYLGSAPDRYIIQAELTGVHK, from the coding sequence GTGGAGCGGGTTTTATACATCGTTTTTTTCAGTGGATTAATTGCGTTCGCTTTTTTTGGTTTTGAATGGTTTCAGAGTAAGCAGGAGGTAGTCACATTATCTGCTGACCAGATCAGTAACGCAGAAGAAAATGTGAAACGGTCCAGTCAAAGCCAGGATGAGGACGTTTCTTTGCGGCGCTTTTTGTCTGAAGACCGTGTAATGTCAGATGAAAGAAATGAATACAAGCCTGGAGCAGAGGTAGCTTCCCTTCTCATCCCTGCTGTTGAAGAAGGTTATCCTGTCTATTGGGGGGCAGATGATGTTACACTTAAGCAGGGTGTGGGGATGTATGTAAGTGAATGGACTACTACCCCTGAAGTGGGGGGCCACACTGTTGTCAGCGGTCATCGTGACTCTGTGTTTACAAAGCTTGGGGAAGTAACCGAAGGCGATGATGTTTTATTGGAGTTTGAAGGGGAAACATATGTATACAGTATTAAAAACATCTGGATTACAGCTGCTGAGGACCGCACAGTTATTGTCGACAAAGAGTCACCTACACTTACGATAACAACATGTTACCCTCTTGATTATTTAGGGAGTGCACCGGATCGCTACATCATTCAGGCTGAGTTAACCGGCGTCCACAAATAA
- the ddlA gene encoding D-alanine--D-alanine ligase has product MTKRTLGIIFGGKSSEHEVSLQSAKNVYDAVDKEKYDVVLIGIDKEGKWHLNDTGNYLMNGDDPKRIALNKSNKGIAVVPGESEDQFIEKSSASALEQLDVVFPILHGPLGEDGTMQGMLKLAGLPFVGPDVLGSAVSMDKDVAKRLLKDAGLTVADSITLKKHKKDTVSFEEVEGKLGLPVFIKPANQGSSVGVSRAGTKEEYTKGIETAFRFDNKLIIESAVKGREIECAILGNEEPLASGVGEILPQGDFYSYEAKYIDEKGALLQVPASLSEEMIKKVQEEAVKAFEALECEGMARVDFFLKDNNELVINEINTIPGFTKISMYPKLWDLEGISYPKLIDKLIELAIERHDRNTRLESKYF; this is encoded by the coding sequence ATGACTAAACGCACATTAGGTATAATCTTCGGAGGTAAGTCTTCTGAGCATGAGGTTTCCCTTCAATCGGCAAAGAATGTTTATGACGCCGTTGATAAAGAAAAGTATGATGTTGTTTTAATTGGAATTGATAAAGAAGGTAAGTGGCATTTAAACGATACAGGGAATTATCTGATGAACGGAGATGACCCGAAACGAATTGCCCTGAACAAATCAAACAAGGGGATTGCAGTTGTACCGGGTGAATCGGAAGATCAGTTTATCGAAAAATCTTCTGCCTCTGCACTCGAACAGCTGGACGTTGTCTTCCCGATACTGCACGGCCCACTGGGTGAAGACGGTACGATGCAGGGGATGCTTAAACTTGCAGGTCTGCCGTTTGTTGGTCCTGACGTACTCGGTTCTGCCGTAAGTATGGATAAAGATGTTGCCAAACGTCTGTTGAAAGATGCGGGCCTTACTGTTGCAGATTCCATTACTCTGAAAAAACATAAAAAAGATACTGTTTCTTTCGAAGAAGTTGAAGGAAAACTCGGCCTTCCTGTATTTATTAAACCTGCCAACCAGGGATCTTCCGTAGGTGTGAGCAGAGCAGGAACGAAAGAAGAGTATACAAAGGGAATTGAAACAGCTTTCCGTTTCGATAATAAGCTGATTATCGAGTCTGCTGTTAAAGGCCGTGAAATTGAGTGCGCAATCCTTGGTAATGAGGAACCGCTTGCCTCAGGTGTAGGGGAAATTCTGCCGCAGGGAGATTTTTACTCATATGAAGCTAAATACATTGATGAGAAAGGTGCCCTTCTGCAGGTCCCGGCGTCTTTATCAGAGGAAATGATTAAGAAGGTTCAAGAAGAAGCGGTGAAGGCTTTTGAAGCCCTTGAGTGTGAAGGGATGGCCCGTGTTGATTTCTTCCTGAAAGATAATAATGAACTCGTAATTAACGAAATTAATACGATTCCAGGATTCACTAAAATCAGTATGTATCCAAAGCTTTGGGATTTAGAAGGAATCAGTTACCCGAAGCTTATAGATAAACTTATTGAACTTGCCATTGAACGCCATGATCGGAATACCAGACTTGAAAGTAAATACTTCTGA
- a CDS encoding ring-cleaving dioxygenase — protein MNLKGIHHVSALTANAQENYRFYTEVIGMRLVKKTVNQDDTSVYHLFYGDEKGNPGTELTFFEIPMAAKNHPGVSSISTIGLRVENDAVLEYWKKRLDDHGVKRSEIVERAGKKYLDFKDTEGQRLTFVSDETNHGVSSGTPWVHSPVPKEQGATGLGPVKLTVRKPESTVKVLTDILGFVKTDRSYPSPADNQPDILVFETGEGGNGGEVHLEERSDLPPERMGRGGVHHVAFRVDNKEELYKWVEKLNSLQIPNSGFVDRFYFRSLYFREPNGILFELATDGPGFDTDEDLDSLGESLALPPFFESKREQIEAKIKPLNTKRS, from the coding sequence ATGAATTTAAAAGGCATTCACCATGTTTCTGCTTTAACAGCCAATGCACAGGAAAACTATCGCTTCTATACCGAAGTTATCGGAATGAGGCTGGTGAAGAAAACAGTCAATCAGGATGACACATCAGTCTACCACCTTTTTTACGGTGATGAGAAGGGCAATCCAGGAACAGAGCTCACTTTCTTTGAAATTCCGATGGCTGCGAAAAATCACCCTGGAGTGAGCAGCATTTCCACTATCGGGTTACGCGTGGAGAATGATGCAGTTCTGGAGTACTGGAAGAAAAGACTTGATGATCACGGTGTAAAGCGCAGTGAAATCGTCGAGCGTGCAGGAAAGAAGTATCTTGATTTTAAAGACACAGAAGGACAGCGCCTCACTTTTGTTTCCGATGAAACGAACCATGGGGTTTCTTCAGGAACTCCATGGGTGCACTCTCCCGTTCCAAAAGAACAAGGTGCAACCGGACTTGGACCGGTGAAGCTGACAGTGAGAAAGCCTGAATCAACCGTGAAAGTCCTGACCGACATCCTTGGGTTTGTAAAAACGGACCGTTCATACCCATCTCCAGCGGACAATCAGCCTGATATCCTTGTCTTTGAAACAGGAGAAGGCGGAAACGGAGGAGAAGTCCACCTTGAGGAACGATCTGATCTTCCACCAGAAAGAATGGGCCGGGGCGGTGTTCACCATGTAGCCTTTCGGGTGGACAACAAAGAAGAGCTCTATAAGTGGGTTGAAAAGCTTAACTCATTGCAAATTCCAAACTCAGGTTTTGTTGACCGTTTCTATTTCAGGTCTCTTTACTTCAGGGAGCCCAACGGTATTCTATTTGAACTTGCGACAGACGGACCTGGATTCGATACTGACGAAGACCTTGACAGTCTAGGAGAAAGCCTTGCACTTCCGCCATTTTTCGAATCCAAGCGTGAGCAGATTGAAGCAAAGATAAAGCCTCTAAATACGAAGCGTTCATAA
- a CDS encoding histidine phosphatase family protein — translation MTKIIYLIRHCEAEGQWPNAELTKKGTKQAEQLKKYFTYRNLDKIITSPWKRAVNTAKPLSLLKNKPIHTDERLQERKLSSKDMPDWFEKLKNTFIDHDLTFDGGESSRTAQQRGLEAIKSIVNGNGDRFAVVTHGNLLSLILHYYDRKIGFEDWKALRNPDLFVLTFDQERITLKHEGDV, via the coding sequence ATGACAAAAATCATCTATCTCATCCGTCATTGTGAAGCAGAAGGACAATGGCCTAACGCAGAGTTAACCAAAAAAGGAACAAAGCAGGCAGAGCAGCTAAAGAAATATTTCACATACCGTAATCTAGACAAAATAATAACAAGCCCATGGAAACGGGCAGTCAATACAGCTAAACCCCTTTCTTTACTAAAAAACAAGCCCATACATACTGATGAGAGATTACAAGAAAGGAAGCTGTCTTCTAAGGATATGCCCGACTGGTTTGAAAAGCTGAAAAACACATTTATTGATCACGACTTAACATTTGATGGAGGAGAATCGAGCCGGACAGCTCAACAAAGAGGGCTGGAAGCAATCAAATCCATTGTAAATGGAAATGGGGACAGGTTTGCCGTTGTTACTCACGGAAACCTGCTTTCCCTAATCCTTCACTATTACGACAGGAAGATTGGGTTTGAAGATTGGAAAGCTTTAAGAAACCCTGACTTGTTTGTACTTACCTTTGATCAAGAGAGAATAACGCTAAAGCATGAAGGAGATGTATAA
- a CDS encoding DUF4017 family protein: MMKNLSISLAAYVTACIIALILPTSEGYNTLGWKLFVGHVYAIPAFILVFIFLHFFRRKQPQSTGS; this comes from the coding sequence ATGATGAAGAATCTATCCATTTCTCTTGCCGCATATGTAACAGCATGCATTATTGCACTGATTTTACCGACTTCTGAAGGCTATAATACATTAGGGTGGAAACTGTTTGTCGGACATGTTTATGCCATCCCTGCATTTATTTTGGTTTTTATCTTTCTTCATTTTTTCAGAAGAAAGCAACCGCAATCCACAGGTTCCTGA
- a CDS encoding flavodoxin domain-containing protein, translating to MQTFVLYASMNGHTEVLASAVADGAKKVEGMDVVLSSVEDINPDSLKEASAIIWGSSGYFGEPNPKMADFFSKLGGLWFSGALQGKVGGVFATTSTQHGGVENICRALQTPMQHHGMIFVSNTGPLDEDRVKFGNPYGATAVIPVEASPDSPMNKPVEGEMKLAEEYGMRVAETAAKLLQQ from the coding sequence ATGCAGACGTTTGTCCTTTATGCAAGCATGAACGGGCACACAGAAGTTCTGGCATCAGCTGTTGCCGATGGAGCAAAAAAAGTGGAAGGAATGGACGTTGTCCTGAGCTCTGTAGAAGATATTAACCCGGATTCACTCAAAGAAGCTTCGGCGATTATCTGGGGTTCATCAGGGTACTTTGGTGAACCGAATCCAAAGATGGCTGATTTCTTCTCAAAGCTTGGGGGACTGTGGTTTTCAGGTGCGCTTCAAGGAAAAGTAGGAGGCGTTTTTGCTACAACGTCTACTCAGCATGGTGGTGTGGAAAATATTTGCCGCGCGCTGCAGACACCGATGCAGCATCACGGTATGATCTTCGTATCAAATACAGGTCCTCTTGATGAAGATCGTGTTAAATTTGGAAATCCATACGGAGCAACAGCTGTGATTCCTGTTGAAGCATCTCCGGACTCACCTATGAATAAGCCGGTAGAGGGAGAAATGAAACTGGCAGAAGAGTATGGTATGCGAGTGGCTGAAACAGCTGCAAAACTACTTCAGCAATAA
- a CDS encoding heme-dependent oxidative N-demethylase family protein codes for MNSFPYPFKEGQTDYGYANNAVPMINKSAVEITSNYQEEITIKRRLLDRHRDRCFSAFPYTYEAQWEAALYLTEQLSAFYPQHFSIMEKGKKRTLINKMSEEEVHLLYKETDEPLNTIGKHVQEDLILMFQREGQLFLDAGQLCFPSNWSLVFNKGMAFKDIHRPVPGFRENSLDARIERFLLHLLPDQPFERVNWSFMAGNRLDTSLEAFPDWGKERYEVTEANAGEKVHLRVETQKLIRLPETYVILFTIHTHLLSLADLCKSKNKGRQVLSILESLPDRVADYKGITPYKHPVLAYIKGELHE; via the coding sequence ATGAATTCCTTTCCTTACCCTTTTAAAGAAGGGCAGACGGACTATGGATACGCCAACAACGCTGTTCCAATGATAAACAAAAGCGCAGTTGAAATCACTTCCAACTATCAGGAAGAAATAACCATTAAGCGGAGACTGCTTGACAGACACCGGGATCGTTGTTTCTCGGCTTTTCCTTATACATACGAAGCACAATGGGAAGCAGCTCTTTACCTGACTGAACAGTTATCAGCTTTTTATCCTCAGCATTTTTCCATAATGGAAAAAGGGAAAAAACGGACGTTGATTAACAAGATGTCCGAAGAAGAAGTCCATTTACTTTATAAAGAAACAGATGAGCCACTTAATACAATTGGCAAACACGTTCAGGAAGACCTTATTCTCATGTTCCAGCGGGAAGGACAGTTGTTTCTTGACGCAGGCCAGCTTTGCTTTCCTTCAAACTGGTCACTTGTTTTCAATAAAGGAATGGCTTTTAAAGATATCCACAGGCCTGTCCCGGGTTTCAGGGAAAACAGTCTGGACGCACGGATTGAGCGGTTTTTACTTCATCTGCTGCCTGACCAGCCGTTCGAGAGAGTCAATTGGTCTTTTATGGCAGGAAACAGACTTGATACGTCTTTGGAAGCCTTTCCTGATTGGGGGAAAGAACGGTACGAAGTGACAGAAGCGAATGCAGGTGAAAAAGTCCATCTACGTGTGGAAACCCAAAAGCTTATCCGGCTGCCGGAGACCTATGTGATCCTTTTTACCATTCATACCCATTTGCTTTCATTGGCTGACCTTTGTAAAAGCAAAAATAAAGGGAGGCAGGTCCTGAGCATTCTCGAGTCCCTCCCTGACCGGGTTGCTGATTACAAAGGGATAACGCCATATAAACATCCTGTACTTGCTTACATTAAAGGTGAGTTACATGAGTAA
- a CDS encoding PDR/VanB family oxidoreductase, with protein MRIPVVVSKIIQETPHVKRFTLKPQLDQSLPRFHPGAHILTYLHSGSECFVRSYSLTNCPSHDYYEIAILKKVRGSGGSSCWHEHVKRGQTLTISYPRNFLHPDLSAKHHVFYAGGIGITPFLSMMRWCRKRGASFELHYSAKTKHDCAFYEYINREHPDQTTFYFTREGERIDPGLVKQHRIGTHLYICGPESFQNEIKTAALHTGYPKGSVHLESFVQLHSDGFNNPFTARLEEKIINVNQEDTLLDALNKEGAGIPFSCRMGQCGTCEVAVKKGDIVHRDSFLTEEERCSRMLPCVSRGEGVIEISMK; from the coding sequence ATGAGGATACCTGTAGTTGTCAGTAAAATCATACAGGAGACACCTCATGTGAAACGCTTTACTTTAAAACCTCAGTTAGATCAGTCCCTTCCTCGTTTCCATCCGGGAGCCCATATTCTGACTTATTTACACAGTGGTTCAGAATGTTTTGTCAGATCATATTCTCTGACAAACTGTCCTTCTCATGATTATTATGAAATTGCCATCTTAAAAAAAGTAAGAGGCAGTGGGGGATCTTCCTGCTGGCATGAACACGTGAAGCGAGGACAAACTCTCACTATCAGTTATCCGAGAAATTTTCTGCATCCGGATTTATCTGCTAAGCATCATGTTTTTTATGCAGGTGGAATTGGGATTACTCCTTTCTTATCCATGATGAGATGGTGCAGGAAGAGAGGGGCTTCGTTTGAGCTTCATTATTCTGCAAAAACGAAACATGACTGTGCCTTTTACGAATACATAAACCGGGAGCACCCCGATCAAACGACCTTTTATTTTACACGGGAGGGGGAGAGAATCGACCCGGGTCTTGTGAAGCAGCACCGGATAGGCACACATCTTTACATATGCGGACCGGAAAGCTTCCAAAATGAGATAAAGACCGCGGCTTTACACACCGGTTATCCGAAAGGTTCGGTGCACCTGGAATCGTTTGTTCAGCTGCACTCAGACGGCTTCAATAATCCTTTTACGGCCAGGCTGGAAGAGAAAATCATTAATGTAAATCAGGAAGACACCTTACTTGATGCTTTAAATAAGGAGGGGGCAGGTATACCTTTTTCATGCAGAATGGGGCAGTGCGGAACGTGTGAAGTAGCTGTAAAGAAAGGGGATATTGTTCACCGGGATTCATTTTTAACAGAAGAAGAGCGCTGTTCGCGTATGCTGCCATGTGTATCGAGAGGAGAGGGTGTTATCGAAATTTCAATGAAATAA
- a CDS encoding DinB family protein yields the protein MSGAVKSFDMWRTRITMSLKATPDRIIDHIPSGYPNNIRWNAGHILANFYEKMEPLSKENQRLDPLYNDLFLNGTSPHDWDFDQVPSLDTLIEELEKQNDWVQRNAGTLVTARLETPFRGMETGEELLQLLTGHDCLHLGVINGIKYASGIRNVWKPEH from the coding sequence ATGAGCGGAGCGGTAAAGTCATTCGATATGTGGAGAACACGTATTACGATGAGTCTGAAAGCAACGCCTGATCGTATTATAGATCACATTCCTTCCGGTTATCCGAACAACATCCGTTGGAATGCAGGACATATACTCGCAAACTTTTATGAAAAAATGGAACCGCTTAGTAAAGAAAATCAACGGCTTGATCCTTTATATAATGACCTTTTTCTGAACGGAACCAGTCCCCATGACTGGGATTTTGATCAGGTACCTTCTCTGGACACCTTAATTGAAGAACTTGAGAAACAAAATGACTGGGTGCAAAGAAATGCCGGCACATTAGTAACAGCGAGGCTTGAAACACCCTTTCGCGGCATGGAAACAGGAGAAGAGCTCCTTCAGCTTTTAACCGGTCATGACTGCCTTCACTTAGGTGTCATTAATGGAATAAAGTATGCGTCCGGCATCAGGAATGTATGGAAGCCGGAGCATTAG